The following proteins are encoded in a genomic region of Arachis ipaensis cultivar K30076 chromosome B02, Araip1.1, whole genome shotgun sequence:
- the LOC107628537 gene encoding pectinesterase inhibitor 9 codes for MSPFNITFLVTIFLSLFFPTLGQVDPTLSRPKSQTLSYIESSCNGTLYRELCIRSLSKFASTNEIDGPQHLAHVALSISLARAIHTKNYLVGVSKELDAINNLNNNNNNNNDRKKRREYQTIQDCVTQLSDSVDQLSQSIKELRRMNNKSRSTINDDFLWHINNVETWVSTALTDASSCVYAFPGHRMSKRTASIRGKAMNVAQVTSNALAFIHKYMEAATRNTKP; via the coding sequence ATGTCACCTTTCAATATCACATTTCTAGTCACAATTTTCCTCTCTCTTTTCTTCCCAACCCTTGGTCAAGTTGATCCAACATTGTCAAGGCCTAAATCCCAAACATTATCATACATAGAGTCCTCTTGCAATGGCACTCTCTACCGTGAACTATGCATCCGTTCCCTTTCGAAATTCGCCAGCACCAATGAAATCGACGGTCCACAACACTTAGCACATGTTGCCTTGTCAATTAGCCTTGCTAGGGCAATCCACACAAAGAACTACTTGGTGGGAGTTTCCAAGGAACTCGACGCGATTAACAAtctcaacaacaataacaataacaataacgacAGAAAGAAGAGAAGGGAGTACCAAACAATTCAAGATTGTGTGACACAACTAAGTGATAGTGTTGACCAACTTAGTCAATCAATCAAGGAGCTAAGAAGGATGAACAACAAAAGTAGATCAACAATCAATGATGATTTCTTGTGGCACATTAACAATGTTGAGACATGGGTTAGCACTGCCTTAACAGATGCTAGTAGTTGTGTCTATGCATTCCCTGGCCATAGAATGAGTAAGAGAACAGCTTCAATTAGGGGTAAGGCCATGAATGTTGCACAAGTTACTAGCAATGCATTAGCCTTCATTCATAAGTACATGGAAGCAGCAACAAGGAACACCAAGCCTTGA